AAATATTACTACGGCTGATGTGGCGGGTGTAGCTGAGTAGATTAGCCAAGGGCTGGAAGGGCAGAATCGTATCACGCCAGGGCAAACAGGGCTGACCTTTGCTATTGTTCTGAATTTGGCTCTGGGGAATTTCAATCATATCTTCAAAGCCATCGACCGGGAAGGCAATCCTGGTGCGATCGCTAATGCAGAACATCGCTTTGGAAATGCTCAATGTTAGGGGCAGGCGAATCGTAAAGGTAGTGCCCTTGCCCACGATCGATTCAGTGTAAACAGAACCACGAATTTCATCCAGGCTACTCTTGACCACATCCATACCCACACCCCGACCTCGGAACTCATCGGCCTGGGAGGCGGTACTAAAACCAGCCTCAAATAGCAAATCATATACCTCATCATCGCTGAGGCGAGTAATCTCCGAGTTCGATCGCATCCCTTTTTTGACCGCCGCCTTTTTCACCTTGCCCACATCAATACCAGCCCCATCATCACTGACAGAGATGACAGTTTGATTACCCTGGTGATAGGCTCTGACGGTGATTTTACCCTTCACTGACTTACCGGATGATTGGCGGGTGGCCGGGTCTTCAAGGCCGTGGTCGATCGCATTGTTAACCAGGTGGTTCATTGGATCAAACAAATGTTCCAGGATCGCCTTATCAATTAAGGTCTCGCGGCCAATAATTTCAATTTCAGCCTGTTTACCAGTTTTAATGGAGCGATCTCTAACCCCACGGGGCAAGCGATCGGCAATTTGGGCAAAGGGCACCATGCGCGATTGCTTGAGATCGTCTTGGATCTGGGTAGTAATCGTGCCTAGCTGGCGAGAGACCTGCTCAGTCTCATCTACCACATATTCAATATCTGAGGCCGACTCACGCACCCGGACGATCAGCTCGATAATTTCCTGGGACAAGCTGTAGAACGGACTGCTAAAGCGATCCATTTCTAGGGCATCAAAGTCTTGGCCACCCGTATTAATGCCATCAATATTGGCTTGCTGAATGCTGAAAAGGCGATCCCGCGAACTTTGGAGCTGGTTACGACTGGCCAGGAGGGAGGTTTCGAGCAACGATCGATCGTAGAGATCGCGCATCCGCTGCGCCACATCACTGAGCTGTTGCACCTGATGAAGCAAATTACTAATAAACTGCTGCAATCTCTCCTGGTCAGCTTCGAGCAGGTTTCGATTGACCACCAGTTCCCCAACCAGGTTATTTAAACTGTCAAGATATTTGACATCAACCCGCATGGTTTTATCCATGATCCTGGATGGGCGGGTACTGGGTGAAAATTTCTTTTTGGCTCGTTGGGTACTTGGGGCAGCCTCAGGACCATAGGTATCGATCAACAGCGCTTCGAGATCACCAAAGTCATCCTCGATCGGTTTGGCAGATTGGTTGCCATTGGCAGGAGCATCGGTAGCAGATTCGGCACCACCACCAATTAGCGCTTCCAGCTCATCAAAGCTAGAACCGGACGAGGCAGCATTGCTACTATCGCTGGGCTCAGAAAAATCAGCAGAGGCCACATCACCTAGCATTGCCTCTAATTCATCAAAGGCATCGCCTGAACTAGCTGAAGAACTATTTGGGCTAGCTGACGGAGTTGATTCGCTGGCAAACCCAAAGTTTAGATCCTGGGCTTCGAGATCGAGGGCAGCGATCGTAGCTTCGGGGTCAAATTCGTCATCTACTTCTGATTGGTCTACTTCTGATTGGTCTTCTGATTGATTACTCAACTCCGCCGAATTGCCATCTCCCGCAAAGAAATCAACCAAATTATCGATCGTACTATCGGGGGAAGGCAATTGAGTTCCAAATCCTTGTACCTGAGTGACATCCCCATTTGAAGTATCGTCAGCAGCTAAACCATCAGCAGGCTGTTCGGATGCTGCCAAATCATCTAGATTATCACCAGCAAATGCCGCGATCTGGGTCTCAATGTCATCATCTTCATTCCCCTGCTCATCCTGATTATCCTGTTCAGTCAATGTAGATAGCTCAGCCAACTCTGCTTCACTCGCCGCTGAGCTTACCTGTTGCGCTGGTTCAGGCTGTTCAGCTTGATCAAAGAAATCAGCCAGATCGCCTAAATCGCTTTCTGCTACGGCCAACTGCTCTGCATCAATCTTATTGGTGTTAGTGTTAGTTGCCTCATCATCACTGACATCACTGACATCACTGATATCACTGATATCACTGGAATTTTCTGAGACAGGCACTTCCTCTGTGATTAACTGATCGATGTCATTTAGAGCATCTTGCTCTTGCTCACCTTGATCCGCATCAGCAAAAAAGTTGGCTAACCCTAGATCTTCATCTCCAGTTGGCTCGATCGCTGCTAGCTCCAAATCATCGGGTGAAGCGGTTGAAGTTAGCTCAGCATCTTCCGCCTCTGACTGTTGCTCGATTTCATCTGTGTTATTTGCTTCATTATTTGCTTCTGTGTCAGCGACATCCTGGGTAACATGATCAGCAACTAGCTCTGCTTCTCCATCCGCAGCAAACGGATCGAGTTCATTGTCATCAATATCAAAGCCTAAATCTTCTAAAGCCACTTGATCTTCATTAGCTTTAGCAGTTTCAGTGTCTTGAGCGGCAACTAATTCTGGATCATCCCCTACCGATATACCTGGTGCGTCTGATTTTGGCTCTGATTCTGGTACATCTGCATCTGATGTCAACAAATCCAGATCACCTTCTACCTTGAACGGATCATCATTGCCGTCGGCAACATTTTGATCGATTTGAGCGGTTTGAGCGATCGCAGCCTGATCAGTAATGCTCTCGCCATCGGTTAATTCTAATTCCAGATCACGATCTAGATCACTGGTTGAGGCACCGATCGGTTCGGGTGATTCTGCACCGGTAACATCAGCTAGATCTGATTGGTCAAAAAGCTCGGCTAAGGCCTCTTCAGACTGCTCGGCAGTTTGCTCTAATCCTGCCAGATCGCTTAAATCATCTAAATCAGTAGCTTCAGTAGCTATTGATTCTGGTTGCTCTGGTTCTGGCTGATCGGGTTGAGCTTCATCGCTCGAGTCGATCGAATCAATTAAATCAGTTAAATCATCATCTATTGTACTGGAATCACTCTCAGGAGTGGCTGGCGTAGCTGGATCTAAATCTGGATCTGGATCTAGATCTAGCCCCAATTCAGCGACAAGATCATCACTGCTGTATTCCGGCTCATTATCACCAAACAGCTCGGCGATCGCTGCATCGCTGCTACCATTATTTTCACTGGTATTTTCACTGGTGTGCTCACTGGAGTCAGCATTGCTCGATTGGCCATCGCTATCATCACTGAATAGATCGGCAAAATCTTCCTGCTCATGCAATGCCTGTGATGAAGCATCTGCAAATAGATTTTGATTAGCACTAATATCAGCCCAGGCTGATTCAATATCAACTTCTTCGTTTTCAAATAGGCTGGCCAAACTGCTCAGCTCATTGGCTCCAACTTCAGGGCCATCAAGTGATAGCAAGTCTTCTTCTGGATTTAAGGCATCTAAATCATCACTGCCTCCGTCAGCTTCATCTGCCTTCGGTGGCTCGGTTGCAGCCAGAGCTGCCTCGATCGTTAGCTCCCCATCATCGGCGAACAAATCAGCAACAGCAGCAGCAGAGCCGGCTTCGTCTGACTGGTTTGAGCTATTGGCAGCGGCTTCGGCTTCCTCGGAGGTAATTTGGGCAAATACTTCTGAGATATCATCGGCTTGCTCTTGCGCATCAGCAGTACCAGCGGTATCTATCGCATCATCTGAGATATCGGCAATATCAGCTGCTATGGCGATCGCTGGTTCGTCCTCTACCTCTACCGCTTCAGGCAATAGCTCCTGCAATCTGGCCGTCACACTAATTTCCGCTTCACGTTGCGCCAATACTAGATCTTGCCCCTGCTTTAATTCTTTGATTACAACGGGAGCCAAGACCCGATAGCCATTATCAGGATTAGCGATCGCCTGCTTGGTGGCAGCCAACAAATTACACCAATTAGTAAAACTATATCGATCGCCCACCTCTATTAACTGATCGCAGGTCGTTAATAATTGGGAGCGACCCGCCGGCTCGTCTTCATGCTTGAAGCAACGCAACATATCACGCAGATAGCCGGTCACGGGCTCTTTGAACGCAGTCGTAAAGTCTGGTTCTGGTTCTGCTTCAGGCTCTGGTTCTGCAGCCGCTGCCGTCGCCTGATCTGCACTCATCGCCACGGGGACACCACCCGACTCGATCACCAGCTCATTGAGATAGTCGGTTAGCTGCCGGAAAATTGGTTCGACTTCAGCCAGCGCCGCTTCTGAGCGGTTATCAGAGATGCGTAGATTGATTTCTAGATCCTCTAATAGTTCCTGGAGGCGATCGAAGCCAGCCAGCAGTAGGCTTTTCAACTTTTCATCAACTTGAATCGCAGCATTATCACGCAGCACTTTGAAATAATCTTCCAGGCGATGGGAAATGTGCTGCACACTACCCACACCCAGCATGGCTGCCCCACCCTTAATCGAATGAGCGGCACGGAAGACTTCGTTCACCATCTCCGCATCGTTCAAAGTCTCTTGCAGGTTCAGTACCCCTTGCTCGATCGTATGCAAGTGATCCTTTGCTTCTTCTATGAAGTAACCAAGTATTCTTTGCTGCTGTTGTTCTGGATTCATGGTGGGATCTTCTCGAATGAAACAATCTCCAAAAACTGACCAACCGGGTGTAATTAGGTGTAATTAGGTGTAATTATTTTAGTGAATAATTAATAAATGTGATTAACTTGGTTAGCTATTTACCCACTAATCATGGTTGGTTCACTGGATTAGATACACTTCTTAGATACATTGGATATAGAGCTTTGAGCATAGCTTAAGCTTAACCCATAGGGCAGCGAGACGCTCAAGCCGATCGGCTCTTAGGCGCGCCCAGCCCCGGACTTATCTGATTCAACTCGGAAACGTTCCACCGATTCTTGCAAGCCACGGGCAACCCCCACCAGATTTTGGAGTGAGGCCGACACCCGTTGTGATTCTTGCGATGTTTCTTGGGCGGTCAACTCAACCGATTGCATAACCTGTGCCACAGTACGGGACGTTTCGGTTTGCCGGATCGTATCTTCCGTAATCGATCGCACCAGTTCGTCAATCCGCTGCGATACCTGAATAATATCATTTAGCGACTGTCTGGCCTGTTCAGCCCGTTTGGTACCATCGATTACCTGCTGCGTACCCAAGTCCATTGCTTGCTGCACCGTACCAGTCTCACTCTGGATTTGCAACACAATTTGTTCAATTTCCTTGGATGCTTTGGCGGCACGATCGGCTAGCTGCCGCACCTCATCAGCCACGATCGCAAAGCCCCGTCCGGCATCTCCTGCCCTGGCCGCCTCAATACTAGCATTAAGCGCCAGCAAGTTGGTACGGGAGGCAATCTGGGAAATCAAACCCACAATCTTAGAAATTTCCTGCGATGATTCACCCAGCCGTTTCACCTTACGGGTAGTTTCTGCCACTGTTTCTCGAATGTCCAGAATCCCAGCCATCGTCAGTTCCACTGCCTCGCCGCCTTTAAGGGCAGTTTGCGAAGCCAGTTGAGCTACATCCTCAGCTTCACGGGCGCTATCTGCCACCCGCTGAATCGATTCGGTCATCATTTGCACCGAGTTTAGAGTCACACTCAGTTCTTCTGCTTGTCTGAGCGCATCAGACGACAAACTACGGGCAAAACTTTCATTTTCTTTGGCCGCCTCACTCACCTGCTTGGCAGCGGTTTTCACCTGTTGCACAATCTCGCGCAGGTTTTGAATGGTGAGATTAAACGAGTCAGCTACGGCTCCTAGTACATCAGCGGTCACCTCGGCCTGCACGGTCAAGTCACCTCGCGCCGCACCTTCTACATCATCCAGGAGGCGGATCACCTGGCGTTGGAGGTCTTCCTTGGCTTGTTCTTGCTCTTCTGCTTTGCGCTGTGCTTCGGTGGTGCTGGCAATGATCGTTTGAATCATTTGGTTAAACGTCGAAGACAGCTTGCCAAATTCATCATCGGCATAAACCGCAGCCCTGGGATTCATCTCCCCATGCATCACCGACTCAAACTGGGCTTGCAAGTTATCGCTCGATCGCTTCACCTGACGGGTAGTCCGCGAGCCTGCAAACAAGGCCATTCCCGCTCCACCAAGAAAGGCCGCCCCTGCCATGGCAACTCCGCCAAGTTGAATACTTTGCTTGGCTTCCTTCTCAACAGGGATGCGTGCCACTGAAATGTTAAACACAAAAGCTGCAGCGATCGCTGCCACACCACCGGAAACAATTGCTGTAATCACATTTTTCTGGGGCAGTGACATGTTATCGAAGAACGAAAGCATGCCCTGATCGCTTGCTTCTATGCTGCTGCTGGAGGATTCACTCACCGATGGCTTAGAAGTACCCAGCGGTGCACCACTACTAAGCCCAAACAACTCAGCTTCTGAATCTGGCAACGATTGGCCAAACCCACCACTCGGATCGCCCTGCCCCATCAATGGCTCCGCCCCCAGGGAGCCAGACATGCCAAAGTCAACCGCTGAGGCTGAGGTATTAAAACCACTGGACTCACCACCAGTCACCATTTGGGTCGCATCAGATTCATCGAATGAGCCAGGGAAGGTTGCGGCTAGATCGCCAATTTCGTCAAAGTCATCAAATTCATCAATAAATTCATCACCGCCAATGCCTGTGCCTGGATCAAACATCTCAGCGGCGTTATTACCAGCCATCTGTGTGTCAGCGGCATAGTCAAAGTTTTCCATATCATCGGCGATATTGATGTCATCAAAGTTGAAATCATCACCATCACCAAGTTGGTCAAATTCAGCTACATCATTAAAGTCGCTGGGGGGCGAGGCATTGTCTGGCGGAGCCATGCCACCCGCTTGTAGGTTAGTGCCCCGATTGGCCTGGAGGTTGGTGGCCACCTGGGGCATTTGCTGGGCATTATCGAAGGCAAACGTATCATCAAAGTCCATGCCGCTGAAGTTGAAGTCATCGCCAGGTGTGGCAAATGGACTGCTGTACTCCTCGTCTGGTTGGGACTGGTCTTCGCTGGCTAAGTTATATTCGTTGTTGTCGTCACCATAATCAGCATTTACTTCGCCTGTTGCCGATTGATTGAGCCGCTCGCTGGCTGTGGACATACAAATGCTAGCGTTTTCAACTAGCTGCGTATCTTCAGTTAGATTCAGCACAGCTTGATACTCTGCGATCGCATCTTGATATTGTTCCAACACCAGATTGACATGGCCATGCAGCAATCGATAGGTGGGCTCATCTGGACATGCGCCGACTAGCTGCTGTGACAGATCCATGGCACGCTCATAGTCACCTTGCATATATGCTAGTGAGGCTCGATCGTAGTCCTTCTGTTGTTGAGTGCTAGATGCCATTTGTTTCTCCTAATCCATAATCTGCTGCCGCGGTTTAGTCCGTGCAAACTACTACTTAACTAGCTAAGATGCCCAACGCGCCGATCGTGATATGTTTACATGATCTAAAAGTCTCAATGACATCTCGTCTGGCTCGATCAGCCACTCACCTTTCAAAAAAGGAGCCATACTGTCAGGACTATTTCTGGAAACTTTTAATTTATCAGGATCTAGCCAGGCCATTACACCAATCTTTTCAATTGCCAGCCCCAATAGTAGCCCCTGGTCTTCGATCGCAATAATAGAAACTTCTGAGCGATCGGTATTGACTGGTGCTGATTCACCTAAAAACTGACCGAGATCGCCAACCCAAACCACCCTGCCTCTTATATTAATAGTACCCAATATTAGCGGGGAAACATTGGGCATTGGATTTATGCGATCGGGTGGATATTCGATCACCTCTTTGATCCCCGTTGCTGGCAGGGCAAATTCCAGCCCTGAGGCCGTAAAGAACCGTAAGTGCAACTCACCCTCAGGTGCACCAATTTCCTCTTGGAACTCAGGGTCTTGGCCTGGGCTATTCCCAAGTAAAAAGTCTGGATTTCCGACCATGGCTTAAAACAAACTCATAAATCATGTAAAAATTCGGGAAAATCAGTTTAATCGCTCTAGAAATCAGTAAGACAGATAGTACAGCTAGTTAAGTCGTTGCAGTAATTGAAGATAGCAGAAAAGTCAAAATAAAAACTATTTAAATACACCAGTTACTAATTATTACTAATTATTACTAATTAATTACTAATTATTTGATTGCTTAGGCTGCTTTTGTACTTTCCTTTCATCTAAATCATCTATATTTATCTATGAAACATGGCTAGATGTTAACGAACAGATGGTAAATAATCAACTCTAATTAGTTTTTGGCTGCAATTACTGCAGTTAATTAGCTGTTTGGCCAGATTTAAGTAAATTAGCGAGGTTATTAATCCAGGTTATTAATCTGAATGATTAACTAATCCGATCGCCAAACCTAAACCAGATAAAATGCGTCCCCCTTCTTTGCCACCGTGATATTTACTTGATTTACTAAACCTTTTTGTTTACTAAAGTCTTTAGCCTACTTGGTTTGTCAATCACCTAATTCAATATTCAATTAATTCAACTAAGCCAATCGCTTAAAGCGAATTAACTTACCCGTTATTTATTGCTATTGATTGCGCAAGAGTTGCTTTACCGTTCCGACCAGTTCTTGGGGTTGAAATGGCTTGGCAATATAAGCATCAGCGCCTTGGCGCATCCCCCAATAGCGATCGAATTCTTCACCCTTGGAAGAACACATCACCACAGGCACCAGTTGGGTTTCAGGATCTTGTTTGAGTCTGCGGCATACCTCATAACCATTCATGCGTGGCATCACAATATCGAGCACCACCAGATCTGGTCGATCGTTGGCTACTTGCGATAATGCTTCAACTCCATCCCCAGCACTGACCACCCTTAAACCGCTATCGCGGAGTAGGTTGGTGATCATTTGCCGCTGCGTAATACTATCTTCAACTACCAGAACCATATTCATTCCAGTTTCCTTAAGCCTTGTTCATTGTGGCAATTAAGCCTGACTGCAAACGATCGGAATTTTTAACCACCCTGAACTACTAACATATAACTAACATATGGAAGTCAGCAGGATTGATTTAGCAACTTTAATCGATCGACCCTTGCGATTAAGCTAAGCCTTAAGCGGCTAATTTAACCAATTAAATCATCGATTTAGAGACTTAATCACAGCTAACTACTTAACTATATATAATCTCACACCTGCCCCTATAGCTTATATGAATTAGCCCAGCTTATACCCTTGCCAAATTGCCTA
The sequence above is a segment of the Pseudanabaena sp. PCC 7367 genome. Coding sequences within it:
- a CDS encoding methyl-accepting chemotaxis protein codes for the protein MASSTQQQKDYDRASLAYMQGDYERAMDLSQQLVGACPDEPTYRLLHGHVNLVLEQYQDAIAEYQAVLNLTEDTQLVENASICMSTASERLNQSATGEVNADYGDDNNEYNLASEDQSQPDEEYSSPFATPGDDFNFSGMDFDDTFAFDNAQQMPQVATNLQANRGTNLQAGGMAPPDNASPPSDFNDVAEFDQLGDGDDFNFDDINIADDMENFDYAADTQMAGNNAAEMFDPGTGIGGDEFIDEFDDFDEIGDLAATFPGSFDESDATQMVTGGESSGFNTSASAVDFGMSGSLGAEPLMGQGDPSGGFGQSLPDSEAELFGLSSGAPLGTSKPSVSESSSSSIEASDQGMLSFFDNMSLPQKNVITAIVSGGVAAIAAAFVFNISVARIPVEKEAKQSIQLGGVAMAGAAFLGGAGMALFAGSRTTRQVKRSSDNLQAQFESVMHGEMNPRAAVYADDEFGKLSSTFNQMIQTIIASTTEAQRKAEEQEQAKEDLQRQVIRLLDDVEGAARGDLTVQAEVTADVLGAVADSFNLTIQNLREIVQQVKTAAKQVSEAAKENESFARSLSSDALRQAEELSVTLNSVQMMTESIQRVADSAREAEDVAQLASQTALKGGEAVELTMAGILDIRETVAETTRKVKRLGESSQEISKIVGLISQIASRTNLLALNASIEAARAGDAGRGFAIVADEVRQLADRAAKASKEIEQIVLQIQSETGTVQQAMDLGTQQVIDGTKRAEQARQSLNDIIQVSQRIDELVRSITEDTIRQTETSRTVAQVMQSVELTAQETSQESQRVSASLQNLVGVARGLQESVERFRVESDKSGAGRA
- a CDS encoding response regulator transcription factor, with product MNMVLVVEDSITQRQMITNLLRDSGLRVVSAGDGVEALSQVANDRPDLVVLDIVMPRMNGYEVCRRLKQDPETQLVPVVMCSSKGEEFDRYWGMRQGADAYIAKPFQPQELVGTVKQLLRNQ
- a CDS encoding hybrid sensor histidine kinase/response regulator, which translates into the protein MNPEQQQQRILGYFIEEAKDHLHTIEQGVLNLQETLNDAEMVNEVFRAAHSIKGGAAMLGVGSVQHISHRLEDYFKVLRDNAAIQVDEKLKSLLLAGFDRLQELLEDLEINLRISDNRSEAALAEVEPIFRQLTDYLNELVIESGGVPVAMSADQATAAAAEPEPEAEPEPDFTTAFKEPVTGYLRDMLRCFKHEDEPAGRSQLLTTCDQLIEVGDRYSFTNWCNLLAATKQAIANPDNGYRVLAPVVIKELKQGQDLVLAQREAEISVTARLQELLPEAVEVEDEPAIAIAADIADISDDAIDTAGTADAQEQADDISEVFAQITSEEAEAAANSSNQSDEAGSAAAVADLFADDGELTIEAALAATEPPKADEADGGSDDLDALNPEEDLLSLDGPEVGANELSSLASLFENEEVDIESAWADISANQNLFADASSQALHEQEDFADLFSDDSDGQSSNADSSEHTSENTSENNGSSDAAIAELFGDNEPEYSSDDLVAELGLDLDPDPDLDPATPATPESDSSTIDDDLTDLIDSIDSSDEAQPDQPEPEQPESIATEATDLDDLSDLAGLEQTAEQSEEALAELFDQSDLADVTGAESPEPIGASTSDLDRDLELELTDGESITDQAAIAQTAQIDQNVADGNDDPFKVEGDLDLLTSDADVPESEPKSDAPGISVGDDPELVAAQDTETAKANEDQVALEDLGFDIDDNELDPFAADGEAELVADHVTQDVADTEANNEANNTDEIEQQSEAEDAELTSTASPDDLELAAIEPTGDEDLGLANFFADADQGEQEQDALNDIDQLITEEVPVSENSSDISDISDVSDVSDDEATNTNTNKIDAEQLAVAESDLGDLADFFDQAEQPEPAQQVSSAASEAELAELSTLTEQDNQDEQGNEDDDIETQIAAFAGDNLDDLAASEQPADGLAADDTSNGDVTQVQGFGTQLPSPDSTIDNLVDFFAGDGNSAELSNQSEDQSEVDQSEVDDEFDPEATIAALDLEAQDLNFGFASESTPSASPNSSSASSGDAFDELEAMLGDVASADFSEPSDSSNAASSGSSFDELEALIGGGAESATDAPANGNQSAKPIEDDFGDLEALLIDTYGPEAAPSTQRAKKKFSPSTRPSRIMDKTMRVDVKYLDSLNNLVGELVVNRNLLEADQERLQQFISNLLHQVQQLSDVAQRMRDLYDRSLLETSLLASRNQLQSSRDRLFSIQQANIDGINTGGQDFDALEMDRFSSPFYSLSQEIIELIVRVRESASDIEYVVDETEQVSRQLGTITTQIQDDLKQSRMVPFAQIADRLPRGVRDRSIKTGKQAEIEIIGRETLIDKAILEHLFDPMNHLVNNAIDHGLEDPATRQSSGKSVKGKITVRAYHQGNQTVISVSDDGAGIDVGKVKKAAVKKGMRSNSEITRLSDDEVYDLLFEAGFSTASQADEFRGRGVGMDVVKSSLDEIRGSVYTESIVGKGTTFTIRLPLTLSISKAMFCISDRTRIAFPVDGFEDMIEIPQSQIQNNSKGQPCLPWRDTILPFQPLANLLSYTRHISRSNIYGKQDDDVISIIILRNEGNYLALQVDQFLGESEIVIKQLEGPIPKPAGVAGATVLGDGRVMSIANVLELFDIASGRLKPRREMQTIEIKPEQSEKTEPTVLIVDDSITVRELLSLTFTKVGYRVEQARDGQDAWEKLRAGLPCDLIFCDIEMPRMDGLDFLSRIQKDANLNKIPVAMLTSRGADRHRQTAVQLGAKGYFTKPYLEEELLSASQKLLKGEALASAK
- a CDS encoding chemotaxis protein CheW — encoded protein: MVGNPDFLLGNSPGQDPEFQEEIGAPEGELHLRFFTASGLEFALPATGIKEVIEYPPDRINPMPNVSPLILGTINIRGRVVWVGDLGQFLGESAPVNTDRSEVSIIAIEDQGLLLGLAIEKIGVMAWLDPDKLKVSRNSPDSMAPFLKGEWLIEPDEMSLRLLDHVNISRSARWAS